The DNA segment CCCACCTTGTATTCGATCACGGCCGAGGCGCTCGAGACCCATTTCGGCGCCCGCTCCCCACGCGAGGAGGACCTGGTGCGGGCGTTTACCAGCCATCGGCAGCGTATCGAACACATTGCCGAGAGCCTGTTTGAACTCACCCAGGCGCGGGAAATCCTGTTGCGCAGCGGGCACATCCGATTCGCAGGCTGAAGGCTCAGCCTTGCGCCGCCTGGCCGCGCACCAGGAGCACCGGCACGCTGGCCTGCCGGATCACGGACTCGGCCACGCTGCCCAGGACCAGCCTGCGCACGCCACGCCGGCCGTGGGTGCCGATCACGATGAGGTCTGCGCCCCACTCGGCAGCGGCATCGTTTACCGCGCTGGCAATGTCGCCCCCAACGGCCTGCTGGGTGACCAGCCGCGTTTCGTGGGGCACGCCCTGCGCGCTCAGGCGTTGCGCAGCGGCCGCCAGTGCACGTTCGCCGCTGTCAGCCAACGCTTGCAGCACGGGCGTCGGGTCGTAATACTCAACATCGAACATAAGCTGGCCGTTGTCCACGACATACAAGACGAGGACTTGCGCGCCCCCGGTGCCCGCGATCCGGATTGCCTCGGCAAGCGCCAGGTCGGAGGTTGCGCTGCCATCCACTGCCACCACAATCTTCTTATAAGCCGTATTCGTCATTGCCATTTTCTCCAGAAGAACAACGGATAGTGGCGGATGCGACATCGCATTCCGCCGGATTCGATACTACTCGCCCCCGCGCGACGCAGACGTTCCATGCGCGCCCGAGTCCACAATCACGAGGTAGCGCCCGGGCCGGGCCACCGGCGCCCGGCCCGGCGCCAGGACCCAGAGCGAGTCGCCGCGCTGCGCAGCCGCCAGGTAGTCGGCATCCAGCAGCCCATAGTGGTCAAGGAGGCGATTCAGGGTGGCGGGAATCCGCACGCATCCCTTGGAGGCCGGGTGGCCCAGCCGAGATTCAAGCCGGTCCGGATCGGTAGCATGCATCTGCAAGCGCATCTGGCTCTCCCCGCCCTTGCCCCAGCCACGTTGGGCATCGACCCAGCCGAAGTCATAGATGCGCATCCCGCTGACGCCGTAGCCGCGGATGCCGTTTTCGTTGTAGGTGCCCTCGGCGCGGAAATCCATGTTGTCCATGCTGTGGCTGAATACACCGGTCGGGGTAATGAAATGATCGAAAGTGCCTGGCTTGCCTGTCGAGACGGGCGCGGCGCCCACCCACTGCCAGGGCGCATCGTCGGCGGGCCGCGCGAACAGCATGGCGGCCTGGACGCGCGGGTTGCGATCAACCAGCACAGCCCAGTCACCCGCATCGGCCTCTCGCCCGTCTGCCTGTAGCGCGGACGCCAGCAAGCCGGCATACCGCACGGCGACGGCCGCCGGGAGACTGAGATGGCGGGACACCTGCTGCGCGAATGCTTGCCGGACCATGCTGAGCTCATTGGCGGCGGCAAGTGGTGACTGGAACGCTACCAGCGCGGCTAACGCCGATGGCGCCAGACATCTGAAGCGAACGAGCCAGCGCCGGAAACCCTTGACGCGGGCCCGCCCGAGGCGAGCGCACGGCATGATTGCCTCCTTTGGACGGGCGTTGCGGCTAAACGCCATGGTTGGCGTTTACGCGGTACGGCGCCTTGTGCAGAATC comes from the Cupriavidus basilensis genome and includes:
- a CDS encoding DUF1488 domain-containing protein, with product MPEVSFPRSVPTYCAASLTLSCPATVNGQPTLYSITAEALETHFGARSPREEDLVRAFTSHRQRIEHIAESLFELTQAREILLRSGHIRFAG
- a CDS encoding universal stress protein, with the translated sequence MTNTAYKKIVVAVDGSATSDLALAEAIRIAGTGGAQVLVLYVVDNGQLMFDVEYYDPTPVLQALADSGERALAAAAQRLSAQGVPHETRLVTQQAVGGDIASAVNDAAAEWGADLIVIGTHGRRGVRRLVLGSVAESVIRQASVPVLLVRGQAAQG
- a CDS encoding L,D-transpeptidase, whose amino-acid sequence is MVRQAFAQQVSRHLSLPAAVAVRYAGLLASALQADGREADAGDWAVLVDRNPRVQAAMLFARPADDAPWQWVGAAPVSTGKPGTFDHFITPTGVFSHSMDNMDFRAEGTYNENGIRGYGVSGMRIYDFGWVDAQRGWGKGGESQMRLQMHATDPDRLESRLGHPASKGCVRIPATLNRLLDHYGLLDADYLAAAQRGDSLWVLAPGRAPVARPGRYLVIVDSGAHGTSASRGGE